The stretch of DNA ATCCGCGAAGAGCTGGACCGGGTGCTGAAGGATGGCTTCACCGAGGCGGAGCTGGTCAACGCCAAATCGGGCCTGCTGCAAATGCGTCAGCAGAACCGCGCCAAGGATACGGCGCTGGCCGGCGGTTGGGCGCGCAACCTGTATCTGGGCCGCACCTTCAGCTGGAGCAAGGAGTTTGAAGCCAAGCTGAATGCGGCCACGCTGGCGCAGGTTAACGCTGCCTTCCGCAAGGCGGTCGATCCGGCCAAGCTGTCGGTCGCGATGTCGGGCGACGAGGCCAAGGCAGGTGCACCGGCTGCGGCTCCGGCGCCTGCTGCGGCGAAGTAAGCGTCAGAACTTCGGCAAACGGTCCAGCGTAATCACGCGCGGATCGTTGTAGACCTTGCGCTTATGCGCACCGGTGTTGTGGTACTCGCCAGTCCAGAAGTTATCCTGGCTGGTGACGCCCGCAGCACCGGCGGCATCATTCCACACCATGAACCACAACCACCACTCGCCAGCGGCAGCGCTTTGCGCCGGATCGGGAATGTAGCCGGTTTCGGTCAGCGCAATCGGCTTGGCGTGCTGCTGCGCCTTGCGGTACGCCGCGCTGTAGGTCTTGTCGTAGATGTCGTAGCCAGTGATGTCCACCACATCATCGCCCGGATACCAGGCCGGATCTTGTCCATTCCATACCCAGATCAGATTGTGCAGGCCGTGCGTTTGCGTCAGGCGCGTGTACATGTGACGCCATAGCGCGATGTAGGCGGTGGCCGGTGCCACGCCGTCGCTTCGCGGGCGTCCCCACCAGAACCAGCCGCCGGAGCCTTCATGCAGCGGGCGCCAGAGCACCGGCACGTTGGCGTCCTGTAGCCGCTTCAATTCGACAGCGATGCGGTCGATGGCGTCATCGATCCTGCGCCAGTCCTGATCGGCCGGAATGGCGTAGGGCGTCTCCTTGGTGTAGAACTTGCCGTTCTCCATACGCCAGTGCCAGTGAAAACTCACCAGTCCACCCTTGTGCGACCACGCGATAGCTTCCTCGGTCTGGTGGCGGCCATCGGCTTCGCTGGCGTCGTAGTAGTTCATGAAATCGTATCCCATCAGCGCCGGGTACTTTCCGGTATCGTCGTGCACCCGCTGCGCCATATCGACATCGTCGCGCCAAGTCAGGTCGGACTGGCCGGCGATGATTTTCTTGCCCCAGATGCCGAGCAGATAGTCGTAGGTGGCTTGGGTTCTGGCGTCGCGCGGCGCGGCGCTGGCGGAACTGAGGGCGAGGGTAAGCAGGAGGAGGGAGAGGTAGCGCATGCCTTCAATGTACCGCCGCGCGCCGTCGCCATCAATGGCATGGCCTCAGTTTAGCGAGTTGCGTGCACGTTTTGTGGTTATGTACTATCATTAGTTACATGAGACGAGATAGCAAACTTTCCTCCATCCTGCACGTGCTGCTGCACATGGCGCACGGCGACAGGCCTTTTACATCCGAAGAACTGGCGGGCTTCCTGGACACCAATCCGGTGCTGGTGCGGCGCGTACTGGCGGGGCTGCGGGAGCGCGGCTACGTTGGTTCCGACAAGGGGCACGGCGGCGGCTGGAGCATCACCTGCGACCTGCACGAAGTCACGCTGCACGATATCTACGAAGCGGTCGGCTCGCCCACCGTGTTCGCGATGGGGAATCGCGTCGAACAGCCGCAATGCCTGGTGGAGCGCGCCGTCAATGAGTCGCTGGGCAGCGCCTTCGATGAGGCGGAAGCATTGCTGATCTCCCGGTTTAAAGACGTAACGCTGGCCGAGCTCCGCCAGCTTCAACACACATCACAAGGGAGTGCAGCATGGGCATCGATGAATTCGACGTGATTGTTATCGGCGGCAGCTACGCCGGACTGTCGGCCGCCACGCAACTGGCGCGCGCCCGCCGCCGCGTGCTGGTGATCGACGCCGGCCAGCGTCGCAACCGCTACGCCAGCCATTCGCACGGCTTCCTCGGGCAGGATGGGCGCGAAGGCGCGGCCATCGCTGCCGACGGCCGCGCGCAGCTGATGAAGTATCGCACGGTGAGTTGGCGCGAAGGCCTGGCCACGCAGGCGGTGAAGCACGAAGATGGCTTCCGCGTGACGCTCAGCGATGGCAGCGCGGTCCATGCGCAGCGGCTGGTGCTGGCCACCGGCATGGCCGACGAACTGCCCTCGATTCCCGGCCTGGCCGAGCGCTGGGGCAGTAGCGTGTTCCACTGCCCGTACTGCCACGGCTACGAATTGAATCAGGGTCGCATCGGCGTGCTGGCGACTGGCCCGCACTCCTGGCATCACGCGATGATGCTGCCCGACTGGGGTCAGGTGACCTTCTTCCTCAACGGCGCTTTTGAGCCGGACGAGGAGCAGCTGACCAAACTGGCGGCGCGCGGCGTCACGATTGAACGCACGCGGGTGCAGGCAGTCAGCGGCACGGCCACCGTAACGCTGACGGATCACCGCGCGCTGGTGCTGGATGGCTTGTTCGTGTTGAGCCGTCTGCACAGCGCCAGTCCGCTGGGTGAGCTGCTGGGCTGCGAGATGGAGGACGGGCCGATGGGCCGTTACCTGCGCACCGATATGATGAAGGCGACCAGCGTGGCCGGCGTGTATGCCTGCGGCGATGCGGCGCGCATGGCCGGCAGCGTCGCGTTTGCGGTGGCGGATGGCGCGATGGCCGGCGTCGCCGCGCACCAGTCGCTGGTGTTCGGACTGCCCGTTGCAGCCTGACGTCAGAGGTCTGAAAGAATCGCCGGCATGGCGGCGCGCATATGGTCGATAAAGCTGCGCAAGCGCGCCGGATAGTGCGGCGCGTGCGGGTAGACCAGGTACATCGGCAGCGGCGTGGCTTGCCACTCCGGCGCCAGATGCAGCAGCGTGCCCTGCGCCAGTTCGTCGCGCAGCGCCCATGAAGACACCACGCACACGCCCATGCCCTGCACGGCGGCGTTACGGACGGCGAACAGGCTGTCGGTGCTCAGGCGCGGTTGCAGCGTCAGTTGGTGGCTTGCGCCGCTGGCGTGGTGCAGCGTGATCTCGTTGCGGTAGAAGGTGCGCAGGGCCAGCCAGGGAAGGGCAGCCAGTTGCTCGGGATGCGTGGGCAGCGGCCGAGCGGCTAGTAG from Duganella dendranthematis encodes:
- a CDS encoding Rrf2 family transcriptional regulator — encoded protein: MRRDSKLSSILHVLLHMAHGDRPFTSEELAGFLDTNPVLVRRVLAGLRERGYVGSDKGHGGGWSITCDLHEVTLHDIYEAVGSPTVFAMGNRVEQPQCLVERAVNESLGSAFDEAEALLISRFKDVTLAELRQLQHTSQGSAAWASMNST
- a CDS encoding glycosyl hydrolase; this translates as MRYLSLLLLTLALSSASAAPRDARTQATYDYLLGIWGKKIIAGQSDLTWRDDVDMAQRVHDDTGKYPALMGYDFMNYYDASEADGRHQTEEAIAWSHKGGLVSFHWHWRMENGKFYTKETPYAIPADQDWRRIDDAIDRIAVELKRLQDANVPVLWRPLHEGSGGWFWWGRPRSDGVAPATAYIALWRHMYTRLTQTHGLHNLIWVWNGQDPAWYPGDDVVDITGYDIYDKTYSAAYRKAQQHAKPIALTETGYIPDPAQSAAAGEWWLWFMVWNDAAGAAGVTSQDNFWTGEYHNTGAHKRKVYNDPRVITLDRLPKF
- a CDS encoding NAD(P)/FAD-dependent oxidoreductase; the encoded protein is MGIDEFDVIVIGGSYAGLSAATQLARARRRVLVIDAGQRRNRYASHSHGFLGQDGREGAAIAADGRAQLMKYRTVSWREGLATQAVKHEDGFRVTLSDGSAVHAQRLVLATGMADELPSIPGLAERWGSSVFHCPYCHGYELNQGRIGVLATGPHSWHHAMMLPDWGQVTFFLNGAFEPDEEQLTKLAARGVTIERTRVQAVSGTATVTLTDHRALVLDGLFVLSRLHSASPLGELLGCEMEDGPMGRYLRTDMMKATSVAGVYACGDAARMAGSVAFAVADGAMAGVAAHQSLVFGLPVAA